A segment of the Prochlorococcus marinus str. MIT 9215 genome:
TGGCTTCCATTACCTAGCAATTGATATCTAGATCTTGCATATCCTTCCATATCCAACCAATCAATCAAATTTGAAAGCCAAAGCAGAACTGGAATATTAATATTACCAGGGGTATATTCCCAACTTGGTAAATTTCTATTCCAATTTTGATGCCAATCTAAACCTAAAGAATGAATTGATTCTTGCCTTAATCTGTTTATTATCTGAGGAATATAGTCCTCAGATTCTGATAACAACGAGACAGCTTCTAAATGCAGAGCAAAATCTGTCTCATTTGCAATACCTACACTAAGAGTATGGACATTTTGATTTCTTAAACAAAAAAGATCATTAAAAACTATAGGATGTAGTGGCTTACAAAGTTCCAACATTTTTTTTGAGGGTGTATGAAGATGTCCCCCTTTATCAGTGGGACTTATTATGAAAACCCCAAGATCATACTTATTTGCTAAATTTATGACCTTTGTATTTTCTTGATTAATGAAATACCAGTGCAAATTCACATAATCAAACAAGTTTGTTGATATAGCCTTCTCAATGAGTGAAGATTTGCCATGAGTCGAAAATCCAATAGATCCAATTAAATTTTTTTTTTGTAAGTTCCTTAGGATATCAATACAACCTCCATCTTTAACAGCTTGAGATAAATGTTCATTTGTATTAATGCCATGTATTGCCAGCAAATCAATTCTTTTAACTTTCAATTTTTCAAAACTTGTCATCACGTCTCTCTCAAAAATTTCTGGATCACTATTTGGAGGAATCTTTGTTTGAATAATGTTTGGGATATTATTTGTATTTTTAAAGCCCATGCCTAATTGAATCTCAGAAGTTCCATAGTACTTAGCAGTTTCGACATGACTTAAGCCATATTCACTTGCCAAATTCAAAATATTTTCTACTTTATTTTGTTCTTCCCATGAAATCTCAGAAAAATCTAATTGATCCCAACTTTTTTGAAATCTCATTCCACCCAAAGATAAAACAGGTATCTTTAAATTCGTACGACCAAATCTCCGATATTCCATCTTTCAGAAATTAATGCTTATTCGTTTTTGGTGGTTTTCCAAATGATTGAAACATATCCCTATCAAGACTATTTTCTAAATTATCCAATTCTTCAAACTTGACCCAGTGAATGCAATCAACAGGACATGTATCTATTGCTTCCTGTATAACATCAACAGTATCTCCATCCTGTCTCATAGCACGACTTCTTCCATGAAAGTCATCAACTGTGAATGTATTTGAGGCGACGTGTACACAGTATTGACAACCAATACATGTAGCTTCATCAACCCATACAGCTTTTTCAGCTAATTGACCACCTAGTACAGGCTCCCAACCTGTAATTTCTGTATTTTCTACAAATTCATCTGATGGATCGATAAAATCCATACACTGAAATTAATTATCCCACTTAGTCAAAACCAACTCGATAGAACCATCATTTTTGTTTTTTTGTTCCACAATTTGGTATCCATCCTCGTTAGTTTTTGAAATAATGGTTTGGTAGGCATACATTTGAGTTACTTTAGAAATAAATCTTTCAACTGGTATCTCAAATTTCCAAAGATCAAGATCAGTAACTAATTCATAAGCATTTGAATTATTATCCCATTTAAATCCAACTTTAGTGTCACCAGGTAAATTCATACTTATATCAACTGCTGTAAACTTGCCTCTATAGCCTTTTACGAACTTTTCTTCTTTATTGATTTTATATCCAAGATTGTTTAAAGCCTTAATTAATGGCTCAGCTTCTTTAAGTTTGGTTTTAATAGTACTAAAATGTGACATTAGATTCGTTGTTTAATTGTTTTAAGTTTTCATTTTCATTAGAGATGAAAGCATCAGATGTTCTCTTTTTTACTGTTACTTTACCGAGAGCATCTTCGAGATTTTTTGTAGCTTCATTACATGAATTACCAGTAAATCCCTCAACAGTCTCTTCAACTCTTCCGTCTTGATGAATTTTGAATCTCAATGTTTTTTGAGGCATTAAATTCAAGTACTGGGTACTTTTACTGTATATAGAATAACGAAAATATTTTGTTTCAGTTGGAACAAGTTAATTAATTTTAATTTTTATATTGATTATCTGATAAATTAATTTGTATATTAAGTTTTCAGGTGGAAAATTAAATTTTTTTAATTATAAAAACCTTGCATACCCATTGAATCAAGGGCAGTTTTTGCTTCTTCCATAACGGATGGCTCTTTATCGAAAAGAGCTATCTTGGTACATTCATCAACAAAACTTTCTTGTAATGTATTGTTTAATTTTTCGTACAACCTACACAATGACCAAATGCAATTACTTCGTACACCTGATTCATTATCTATTTTTAGACTTATTAAAAGTTGTTCTGCGGCTAATTGAGCGTTCTCAAAAGAAACATTTCCAATTTCAGCTAAAGAACTAGATGACCATAACCTCACTGCAGCCACATCATTTTTTAAAGCATTTATTAATGGTTCT
Coding sequences within it:
- a CDS encoding aldo/keto reductase; protein product: MEYRRFGRTNLKIPVLSLGGMRFQKSWDQLDFSEISWEEQNKVENILNLASEYGLSHVETAKYYGTSEIQLGMGFKNTNNIPNIIQTKIPPNSDPEIFERDVMTSFEKLKVKRIDLLAIHGINTNEHLSQAVKDGGCIDILRNLQKKNLIGSIGFSTHGKSSLIEKAISTNLFDYVNLHWYFINQENTKVINLANKYDLGVFIISPTDKGGHLHTPSKKMLELCKPLHPIVFNDLFCLRNQNVHTLSVGIANETDFALHLEAVSLLSESEDYIPQIINRLRQESIHSLGLDWHQNWNRNLPSWEYTPGNINIPVLLWLSNLIDWLDMEGYARSRYQLLGNGSHWFPGFNANILDVDVSEGQLLKVLEGHINPKKVIKKLRNLKEKFGDKNAKRLSRK
- a CDS encoding ferredoxin; the encoded protein is MDFIDPSDEFVENTEITGWEPVLGGQLAEKAVWVDEATCIGCQYCVHVASNTFTVDDFHGRSRAMRQDGDTVDVIQEAIDTCPVDCIHWVKFEELDNLENSLDRDMFQSFGKPPKTNKH
- a CDS encoding DUF1257 domain-containing protein, with protein sequence MSHFSTIKTKLKEAEPLIKALNNLGYKINKEEKFVKGYRGKFTAVDISMNLPGDTKVGFKWDNNSNAYELVTDLDLWKFEIPVERFISKVTQMYAYQTIISKTNEDGYQIVEQKNKNDGSIELVLTKWDN
- a CDS encoding DUF2997 domain-containing protein, which encodes MPQKTLRFKIHQDGRVEETVEGFTGNSCNEATKNLEDALGKVTVKKRTSDAFISNENENLKQLNNESNVTF